In Glycine soja cultivar W05 chromosome 10, ASM419377v2, whole genome shotgun sequence, the genomic stretch ACTGGTTTGTTTCCCTTTACTCGACAaggaaaacattattcaccgatacctattgaaaaaaatgctagccgacgtcggccaggaaagatgatcgatcgaggtttaaaaaagaagcatcaccggatgacgccgttcgaacatttcctaatcgacatcatccaaatattattcaaggattgaataaaaaatacaattgccgacatcgattgttgtaaagccgcgactgatatttttcagtcgacattgcgcaatttttttacaaacgctggtgtataatatttttttacggtagaggatgcttttttgttcgatgTTGCggttaaaatttacaatgtaggtcgattaggttttttcgttcgagttcaaccgaagttgtgtttcggccgagatcggcatgttttcatttgctcgacatggaaaacattagccaacctcggaaaaaaaaatttgattcaccgatactgatcgaaaaaaatgctagccaacatcggtcaggaaagatgaccgatcgaggtttaaaaaagaagcatcaccggatgacgccgatcgaacatttcctaattgagatcatccaaatattattcagggattgaatagaaaatacaatacccgacatcggtcgttgtaaagccgcgagtgatatttttcagccgacattgcgcaattttttttacaaacgctggcgtataatctttttttaccgtatatgattcttttttgttcggtgttgcggtaaaaatttacaatataggtcggctaggttttttcgttcgagctcaaccgaagttgtgtttcgaccgatatcggcatgttttcatttgcttggcgaggaaaacattagccaacctcggcaaaataACATGATTCCCTGATATTGATCCTAAAacatgctagccgacgtcggccaggaaagatgatcgatcgaggtttaaaaaagaagcatcaccggatgatgccgatcgaacatttcctaatagatatcagccgaatattattcagggattgattAGAAAACACAATAGTcgacatcggtagttaaaaAGCTCCGACTGCTATTTTTCAGTCGACATTGCACAagcttttttacaaacgctggctgataatatttctttacggtaaaggaagttttgttgttggtgtcgcctataaaattttcaatgtaggtcggctagatTTTTTCGTGCTAGCTCAatcgaagttgtgtttcggccgacatcggcttgttttcatttactcggcaaggaaaacattaacccacctcggaaaaaaaacatgattcactgATGCGTATCGAAAATAATgctggccgacgtcggccaggaaagatgactgatcgaggtttaaaaaagaagcatcactggatgatgaggacatgaccaagagcaagggcaaggatccacttgaaggacttggaggacctatgacaagggctatgatgatgatgagaatcatgaaactggccaaatacaggctaaaggcccaagtggagaagggcgaaggcccaagtggagaaggataaagccccggagtggagaaggatgaaggcccaagtggagaaggaagaagacccagaggcagagacactatcaagactattaattgttgctgaaggcccagattaatttgaaggcccaggttaaatatgttttttagttataatttttatttattgtaattttggcccaaactgtttagaaggcccatgtctattctCATCAGATGAGGACACAActaagggcaaggaccatgaagcacttgaagggcccatgaGCAGAGACATACTTAAAAGGGCCCAACACAGTGATGAGGACACAACTAAGGGgtaggaccatgaagcacttgaagggcccatgaccagaggcagacttaaacaggCCCAACACGTCACAGAGATAAGGCTGGTTATTTGTATAGCTgacattgatgatgattgaaggcccatgtttccattatttttatttttattttattatttaattattgcaattaaataaataatttggtggttgtggctgaaacctatgCCTTTTTAGCTGCACCAATTTATTTCGTTTTTAGGGTTTAgtgaactatatatattttcatcaaaatgAATGAAGGAATTTTTTGGCATTCTTTTTAAATACGTGAGAAAGCTTCTCTCAGGGTTCCTGTTGAACCAAATTCTGACTTATCAAGGTTGATTCCTTGTGGCGTCACTGTGACTTATCTTCCATCTCTGGAAGTGGCGTCCCTCTCCGTCAACAATCCTGTATCAAACGTTCCGCCTCATAAGATTCAcgtcatctggtatcagagcttcggctcttgatacaggttctgcTGTCGTTTTCATTGGTTGTCAATTTcgtttatttttgttgattgtCAAGTTCGTTTTGTCGTTGCTACTCTGTTCGTATTTCATTTGTACTCTGTTCGTTTTGTTCTGTTCTCGTTGTTTTCGTTTTGTCTTCTATTCATCGCTTTCGTTTTCGTATTGTATTCTCATGTGATTGCCTATTCGAATTTTGTTTGTGCCTGTCAAATTGTTTCAGGCTATTCGAATTTTGTTTGTGCCTGTCAAATTGTTTCAGCCTATTCGAATTCAGTTTGGGTAAAAATTGACTAATTTCCAAATTGCTAAATTGTCAAATTTCCTATTAACCTATTGAACGAATTCTAATATCTGCATGACTGTTAAAAAAAccagttgcaaaaaaaaaagtttggaagAAATTTggatgtttgatctttgaacacaaaattaaggcaGTTAGAGGCGTTTTTTGGGAAAATTGTGGCACCAAATCAGTGGGAATTTACCCAAGGATTCTCCTTTCaattctgagcattttgatatatagtgggcctcaaacggacgtctgtagcaaaagttatggtcatttGAAATTTGCATGTCAATTTTGCTAATTCTGTGTCTTCTTCTCTGTTGATTGCATAGTTTCCTTGTTTTCAATCCTATCTGTTTGTTCTGTTTATGTCCTTGAACTTCTGTTTATGTCTTTGCCCAAGTTTGCCAAGTCTGCGTGCGGTTTAGTTTAGGATAGTCACTGTTAATTGTGTTAAGTTTTGGAGTGTCACTTCTTCGTGCGTCTAATCATTGCTACAACCTTCTTGTGAGTCCAATttggtccatccaggaacttaagaggaaacacgagtggtaaaaggcaagagggaatacattacacaaaagcctattgagagcatcaaacacgagtgtacTACCATCTAAGAGataaacacgtgagtagagtgtgatGAGGTCCTGAaaccttaataatttttactGCAAACTTTTCTGTTGAATCATGGCAGGAGCAGGAGCAGGTGGTTGTGGTGGTGATGAGTATCATCAGTTGGATGGAGCTCAGCGTATGTTACTGGACGCGATGAATGCACAGATGCAACGTTTGCTGGATCGTAACAATCAGGAGGTCTTTGAACGACTAGAATTATTGGAGAACCAAGTGAATCAGAATGCTAGACGAACTACAGGTGGGAACAGAGGTAATAATGGTGGTAATGACGGATCGAGGCAAAAGCAGGTTGAGGGAGTAAAGCTCAATGTTCCTCCCTTCAAAGGCAGAAGTGATCCAGATGCCTACCTGGACTGGGAAATGAAGATTGAACATGTATTTGCCTGCAATGACTACACTGAAGAGCAGAAAATCAAGCTAGTAGTAGCTGAATTCTCCGACTATGCCCTCATTTGGTGGCATAAAAACCAGAGAGAAATGCTGAGAGAGGGAGGGCGAGAggtagatacatggactgaaATGAAAATGGTGATGAGAAAAAGGTATGTGCCCACTAGCTATAATagaaccatgcgacagaaactccaAAGGCTGTCCCAAGGGAATTTAACTGTGGAAGAGTACTATAAAGAGATGAAAATAGCGTTAGCGAGGGCCAACATCGAAGAGGAATCCGAAGACACAATGGCTCGTTTTTTGAATGGTCTAAACCCTGAAAtcagagatgttgttgaattacagGAGTATGTGGAGTTAGATGAACTACTACATAAGGCACTACGAGTTGAACaacaaattagaagaaaaagtgCAGCAAGGAGGAACTCACCCAATACTTACAACCAGAATTGGGCCAAcagatccaagaaggagggaggtaATTCGTCCAGCCCAGCAGCAACATCCCCACATGGAAAGTCAGCAGCGTCCAGTGTTGGTGGAAGCAAACATAACACTTCCACTTCCTCATCCAATATTGGaaccagaaacataaaatgcttcaaatgcttaggcagaggacatattgcttctaaatgtccaaccaggaggaccatgatcatgaaggcTGATGGAGAAGTCACTAGTGAGTCTGAAA encodes the following:
- the LOC114371525 gene encoding uncharacterized protein LOC114371525, whose protein sequence is MAGAGAGGCGGDEYHQLDGAQRMLLDAMNAQMQRLLDRNNQEVFERLELLENQVNQNARRTTGGNRGNNGGNDGSRQKQVEGVKLNVPPFKGRSDPDAYLDWEMKIEHVFACNDYTEEQKIKLVVAEFSDYALIWWHKNQREMLREGGREVDTWTEMKMVMRKRYVPTSYNRTMRQKLQRLSQGNLTVEEYYKEMKIALARANIEEESEDTMARFLNGLNPEIRDVVELQEYVELDELLHKALRVEQQIRRKSAARRNSPNTYNQNWANRSKKEGGNSSSPAATSPHGKRTMIMKADGEVTSESEISEEEVEEEEYEEEAIQGDMMMVEVCLTIGRYNDRVLCDVVPMEATHVLLGRSWQYDTKAVDDGFTNKISFKQDDKKIVLKPLSPREVCED